The DNA window GAGGAAGCAGATCCGCGTGCGCTCCGTCGCGCGGTCGATCATCGCCTCCACATCCACGACCATGTCGCGCTCCGCCGCGACGACCGCGGTGGCGCCGGTGGCACGAATCGCCTTGATGAAGCCGCGATAGCCGCGCTCGTGGCACAGCACCTCGTCACCGGGGCCGGCGAAGGCCTGGGCGACCAGATGGATCAGCTCCTCCGATCCGGCGGTGCAGACGATATGGTCGGCGTCGATGGAATGGCGACGCGCAATGGCGTGGCGCAGCGGATCCTGGTCCCAGTCGGGATAGCAGTGGATGCGGGCCGCCGCCTCGCAATAGGCATCGAGGGCAAGCGGGCTGGGTCCAAGCGGATTGTGGGTCAGGGACAGGTCGATCCACCGGCGGCCGTCGCGGGGCGGGCGAACGGGACGGTACGGCTTGATCTGGCCAACGCTGGGACGGGGGCTGAGCAGGTCCATAACCTCGGTCTCCGTGAGCGATTCGGTCGAACAGCACGTCAGGCGACCGATTGAACCGCAAACCGGTGCGCGGCGCCACAGGACATTGCGCCGCGCACCATGAGTCGAGGTGCTTTGTTTCCCAAAGGCGGACCGACGGGAATTGCCGGTCCGCAGCCGGGATCAGTGGTTCAGGATTTGGCTGAGGAACAGGCGCGTGCGGTCCGATTTCGGATTCGAGAAGAAATTGTCCGGAGTGTCCTGCTCGACGATCTCACCGCGGTCCATGAAGATCACGCGGTCGGCGACCGACTTGGCGAAGCCCATCTCGTGCGTGACGCACAGCATGGTCATGCCGTCCTCGGCCAAACCGATCATGACGTCCAGCACTTCCTTGACCATTTCGGGGTCGAGCGCCGATGTCGGTTCGTCGAACAGCATCACCTTCGGGCTCATGCACAGCGACCGCGCGATGGCGACGCGCTGCTGCTGGCCGCCCGAAAGCTGGCCAGGATACTTATGGGCCTGCTCGGCGATGCGCACACGCTTCAGATAGCTCATCGCGATCTCCTCCGCTTCCGCCTTCGGCTTCTTGCGGACCCAGATCGGGGCGAGCGTGCAGTTCTCCAGCACGGTCAGGTGCGGGAACAGGTTGAAGTGCTGGAACACCATGCCGACTTCGCGCCGGACCAGTTCGATGTTCTTCAGATTGTTGGTCAGCTCGATCCCATCGATGACGATGGTGCCCTTCTGATGCTCCTCGAGCCGGTTCAGGCAGCGGATCATCGTCGATTTGCCAGAGCCCGACGGGCCGCAGACAACGATGCGCTCACCCTTCTGGACGCTGAGGTCGATGTTCTTCAGGACGTGGAATTCGCCATACCATTTGTTGACGCCGGTGCAGCGGATGATTTCCTCGCCGCTGAGGACGTGCTTGGCCTTGGCGGTGCCCTGGGACATGGCCTGGGACATGTGACGTGGTCTCCCTTGACGGCGTGGATCTAGCGACGGTGGCCGCGATTGAGATCGCGTTCCAGCTTCTGGCTGTACTTGGACATGCTGTAGCAGAAGACCCAATAGATCACGCCGATGAACAGATAGGCCTCGCGGTAGAAACCGCGCCAGGACGGATCGGACAGCGCGGCCTTCGCGGTGCCGAGCAGGTCGTACAGGCCGATGATGATGACCAGCGAGGTGTCCTTGAAGAAGCTGATGAAGGTGTTCACCAGCGGCGGAATGGCGATGGCCAGCGCCTGCGGCAGGATGATCTTGCGCATCTTCTGCCAATAGGACAGC is part of the Azospirillum lipoferum 4B genome and encodes:
- a CDS encoding amino acid ABC transporter ATP-binding protein, whose product is MSQAMSQGTAKAKHVLSGEEIIRCTGVNKWYGEFHVLKNIDLSVQKGERIVVCGPSGSGKSTMIRCLNRLEEHQKGTIVIDGIELTNNLKNIELVRREVGMVFQHFNLFPHLTVLENCTLAPIWVRKKPKAEAEEIAMSYLKRVRIAEQAHKYPGQLSGGQQQRVAIARSLCMSPKVMLFDEPTSALDPEMVKEVLDVMIGLAEDGMTMLCVTHEMGFAKSVADRVIFMDRGEIVEQDTPDNFFSNPKSDRTRLFLSQILNH